One window of the Pyxicephalus adspersus chromosome 5, UCB_Pads_2.0, whole genome shotgun sequence genome contains the following:
- the LOC140332048 gene encoding histamine H3 receptor-like produces the protein MQAYSRNGSLAEGSTFFNTVSISNDSQASYDDSTIIQAVLMSCMISLTGTGNALVILGFIINKKLRTPSNYFLLNLAISDFFTGTFSLPLYLKNYIINKEWVLGKPICKLWLTVDYTLCQCTIYNIVLISCDRFLAVTRAVKYRDQQNKLRPAFMKMVAVWIIAFLNFGPAIIIWEYVVGYSIVPVGECNPEFYYSNRYSLYSSVFDFFTPMTAIAFFNLSIYFNIRSRMKSKIPSPDKNSTVLSEDIRSDDIFVIDCKNDNSDSLAALTQPNQGLCTNKRRFIRYFVGICKSSHIHPTTTTCEMSNRVVTLDSARNSALSKDKKMAKSLAMLNAALAKGLETSVELPGLAL, from the exons ATGCAAGCCTATTCCAGGAATGGCTCCTTGGCTGAAGGTTCCACCTTCTTTAATACTGTCAGTATCTCTAATGACAGCCAGGCTTCCTATGATGATTCCACAATCATCCAAGCTGTGTTGATGTCCTGTATGATCAGTTTAACAGGAACAGGAAATGCTCTGGTCATTCTTggctttattataaataaaaaactcagAACTCCAAGCAActactttttattaaatctggccaTCAGTGACTTCTTCACAG gtacattttCTCTCCCATTGTACCTGAAGAATTACATTATCAACAAAGAATGGGTTCTTGGAAAACCTATTTGCAAGCTTTGGCTCACCGTTGATTATACTTTGTGCCAGTGTACAATTTATAACATTGTTCTCATCAGCTGTGACCGTTTTCTGGCTGTAACCAGGGCT GTAAAATATCGAGATCAGCAAAATAAATTGAGGCCAGCCTTTATGAAGATGGTTGCTGTCTGGATTATAGCCTTCCTCAATTTTGGCCCAGCAATAATAATTTGGGAATATGTGGTGGGTTACAGCATAGTACCAGTTGGAGAATGTAACCCAGAATTCTATTACTCAAACCGCTATTCACTTTACTCttctgtatttgatttttttactcCAATGACAGCAATTGCATTTTTCAACCTcagtatatactttaatattaggAGTAGAATGAAGAGTAAAATCCCATCTCCTGATAAAAATTCAACAGTTTTGTCTGAAGATATAAGAAGTGATGACATATTTGTTATAGATTGTAAAAATGACAATTCAGATAGTCTGGCAGCTTTGACACAACCTAATCAGGGTCTTTGTACAAACAAGAGACGTTTCATAAGATATTTTGTTGGGATTTGTAAAAGCAGTCATATTCATCCAACTACAACAACATGTGAAATGTCAAACAGAGTTGTGACCTTGGATTCTGCCAGAAACTCGGCATTGTCCAAGGACAAGAAAATGGCAAAATCATTAGCTATGctt AATGCAGCTTTGGCAaagggcttggaaacatctgTAGAATTGCCTGGCTTGGCTTTGTAA